A single genomic interval of Polaribacter vadi harbors:
- a CDS encoding alpha/beta fold hydrolase produces MNFLNWSNQHQKKSILGQQISYIDTGESDKDTLLIIHGYGSSSYDYHKIINDLKENYRVIIPDLVGFGLSSKPTNFYFSMVNQAEILINLLVDLKIDNLSIITQGFGSSVMCEFLNVIETNSLTIDIKNIFLLNVSLYLEVNLNPEKQEEFSKLASSIFLKMSSSYGLFKKYLLQHFFDPTLISESELKASWELLKNNDGLKTFNFASYWSLEIQNSTLRWLKVLKNLKTSTYFILGDTNEYSEYSNIEDTKKLLQIKETHIIRDCGYFVSLEKPKEFVEIIKKIIV; encoded by the coding sequence ATGAATTTTTTAAATTGGAGTAATCAGCATCAAAAAAAATCTATTTTAGGGCAACAAATTTCATATATAGATACAGGTGAATCTGATAAAGACACCCTATTAATAATCCATGGTTATGGTTCTAGTTCTTATGATTATCACAAAATAATTAATGATTTAAAAGAAAACTATAGAGTAATTATTCCAGATTTAGTGGGTTTTGGCTTATCATCAAAACCAACTAATTTTTATTTTTCTATGGTAAATCAAGCAGAAATTTTAATAAATCTGTTAGTCGATTTAAAAATTGATAATTTATCCATAATTACGCAAGGTTTTGGTTCTAGTGTAATGTGTGAATTTTTAAACGTCATAGAAACAAACTCGCTTACTATTGATATTAAAAATATTTTTCTTCTAAATGTAAGCCTTTATTTAGAAGTTAACCTTAATCCTGAAAAGCAAGAAGAATTTTCAAAATTAGCTTCATCAATTTTTCTAAAAATGTCTAGTTCTTATGGGTTATTTAAAAAATATCTTTTACAGCATTTTTTCGATCCAACTTTAATTAGTGAATCTGAATTAAAAGCATCTTGGGAGTTACTAAAAAATAATGATGGTTTAAAAACTTTTAATTTTGCAAGTTACTGGTCTTTAGAAATACAAAACTCAACTTTAAGATGGTTAAAGGTGTTAAAAAATTTAAAAACTAGTACGTATTTTATATTAGGAGACACGAACGAATACAGCGAATATTCTAACATAGAAGACACAAAAAAACTACTTCAAATTAAGGAAACACATATAATTCGTGATTGTGGTTATTTTGTTAGCCTAGAAAAACCTAAGGAATTTGTAGAGATTATAAAAAAAATTATCGTGTAA